The following proteins come from a genomic window of Halorussus halophilus:
- a CDS encoding DMT family transporter, giving the protein MTRYRALASFLLLSALWGTSFVAVEAGLPYVPPVLFAALRYDLAGLLLLAYVGISVGRSGRFGDAERWRPRGWVEWLPVAVGAATFIAAHHAFMFVGQQYTTSAVAAIIISLDPILTTVFARALLPSERLGRVGTFGLLVGLAGVAIVASPDPDRLLAPGVVGKGLILLAAASFALGAVLLRRTESSDLPPVPQQAWMMLLGAGLLHLTSAALPDESLSAVEWTPTAILALAYLAPVAGCLGFLLYFRLLDSLGPVEINLVGYVAPIFAAFGGWLLLSETIDLATVVGFVVIVAGFTLVKRDALAEEWRRIRVTVSGD; this is encoded by the coding sequence GTGACTCGCTACCGGGCTCTCGCGTCGTTTCTCCTGCTCTCGGCACTCTGGGGGACTTCGTTCGTCGCCGTCGAGGCCGGACTGCCGTACGTTCCGCCCGTACTCTTCGCGGCGCTCCGCTACGACCTCGCAGGTCTGCTGTTACTGGCGTACGTCGGGATTTCGGTGGGTAGGTCGGGGCGGTTCGGCGATGCAGAGCGTTGGCGACCCCGCGGATGGGTAGAGTGGCTTCCGGTCGCCGTCGGCGCCGCGACGTTCATCGCGGCCCACCACGCGTTCATGTTCGTCGGTCAGCAGTACACGACCAGTGCCGTCGCGGCCATCATCATCAGTCTCGACCCGATTCTGACCACGGTGTTCGCGCGGGCCTTACTCCCGAGCGAGCGCCTCGGTCGGGTCGGAACGTTCGGCTTACTCGTCGGCCTCGCCGGAGTCGCCATCGTCGCCAGTCCCGACCCAGACAGACTGCTCGCGCCGGGAGTCGTTGGAAAAGGACTCATCCTGCTCGCGGCCGCGAGTTTTGCACTCGGGGCAGTACTGCTCCGACGGACCGAGAGTAGCGACCTGCCGCCAGTTCCACAGCAAGCGTGGATGATGCTGTTGGGAGCGGGATTGCTTCACCTGACCAGTGCCGCACTGCCGGACGAATCGCTCAGCGCCGTCGAGTGGACACCGACCGCGATTCTCGCGCTGGCCTACCTCGCACCGGTCGCTGGCTGTCTAGGTTTTCTACTCTACTTTCGCTTGCTCGACTCGCTCGGCCCAGTCGAAATCAACCTCGTCGGCTACGTCGCACCCATCTTCGCGGCGTTCGGTGGATGGCTACTACTCAGTGAAACCATCGACCTCGCGACGGTCGTCGGGTTCGTGGTCATCGTCGCGGGGTTCACACTCGTCAAACGCGACGCGCTCGCAGAAGAGTGGCGGCGGATTCGGGTGACGGTTTCCGGAGATTGA
- a CDS encoding DUF420 domain-containing protein → MQRFAKRHVPALTGVLSVVSLALVFSVALQVVPASALPRAPDAVLAAIPHINAAISVVAIGVIAAAWRSIRRGDVARHRTGMIAGVVLFATFLVLYLYRVALKGPTPFDGPDVVEQFVYYPVLGIHVLLAVVCIPLLYYVLLLALTRPVSELPATNHPRVGRIAASLWLVSFSLGIVVYLMLYLF, encoded by the coding sequence ATGCAACGGTTCGCCAAGCGGCACGTACCGGCACTGACCGGCGTCCTCAGCGTCGTCTCGCTGGCGCTGGTGTTTTCCGTCGCGCTCCAAGTCGTCCCGGCGAGTGCGCTTCCCCGCGCTCCAGACGCCGTACTGGCAGCCATCCCACACATCAACGCTGCCATCAGCGTCGTCGCCATCGGCGTCATCGCGGCGGCGTGGCGCTCGATTCGACGGGGAGACGTCGCCCGTCACCGCACGGGGATGATAGCTGGTGTCGTGTTGTTCGCCACGTTTCTCGTGCTGTACCTCTATCGAGTCGCGCTGAAAGGCCCGACGCCGTTCGACGGCCCGGACGTAGTCGAGCAGTTCGTCTACTACCCCGTCCTCGGGATTCACGTCCTGCTGGCGGTGGTCTGCATCCCACTGCTGTACTACGTGCTCCTGCTCGCGCTGACTCGACCTGTCTCTGAACTGCCCGCGACGAACCACCCCCGAGTCGGGCGAATCGCGGCGAGTCTCTGGCTCGTCTCGTTCTCGCTCGGCATCGTCGTCTACCTGATGCTCTATCTATTCTGA
- a CDS encoding acyl-CoA thioesterase → MADYSLAVDIDVRFNDIDSMGHVNNAVYATYLEEARVAYFEEVFAESLSEVDSVLAHLELDYRKPIRHGDDVTVALRVPELGESSVPMEYEVRANGEVAATGETIQVVYDRETESSVPIPEQWREQIRAFEGL, encoded by the coding sequence ATGGCCGACTACTCGCTGGCAGTAGATATCGACGTGCGATTCAACGACATCGACAGCATGGGGCACGTGAACAACGCAGTGTACGCGACCTACCTCGAAGAAGCGCGCGTGGCGTACTTCGAGGAAGTCTTCGCCGAATCGCTGTCGGAAGTCGATTCCGTACTGGCCCACCTCGAACTCGACTACCGGAAACCGATTCGACACGGAGACGACGTGACGGTCGCACTCCGCGTCCCGGAACTCGGCGAATCGTCCGTGCCGATGGAGTACGAGGTCCGCGCGAACGGCGAGGTGGCCGCGACTGGCGAGACGATTCAAGTCGTCTACGACCGCGAGACAGAGTCCTCGGTGCCGATTCCGGAACAGTGGCGCGAGCAGATTCGAGCGTTCGAAGGGCTTTAA
- a CDS encoding DICT sensory domain-containing protein, which yields MSLADFLAEVARRRKTLTVFAPEQYERLGDHFETRNVTVEHETLPDDGSGGFVVVSENGEFVGSVGGDAVRELVAPPTTFGTAPSEATQALLNLLADTTFVSFDKRQMLATSREIEDRAFRCGRGTLRTGFQSLSALRAQERIYELLANKEGLDVHVYGRPDWSPEIPGVTVHTDETPEIGAFWFVVFDGGRASKENETGRTSELGTTDEQACALLAEEGEPHTFSGFWTYDPELVGELDDYLHETYG from the coding sequence GTGTCACTCGCGGACTTTCTCGCGGAAGTCGCCCGGCGACGAAAGACGCTGACGGTGTTCGCGCCCGAGCAGTACGAGCGACTCGGCGACCACTTCGAGACGCGAAACGTCACGGTCGAACACGAAACGCTGCCCGACGATGGGTCGGGCGGTTTCGTCGTCGTGAGCGAGAACGGCGAGTTCGTCGGCAGCGTCGGCGGTGACGCCGTTCGGGAACTCGTCGCGCCGCCGACTACCTTCGGAACCGCACCGAGCGAGGCCACGCAGGCGTTGTTGAACTTGCTCGCGGACACGACGTTCGTCTCGTTCGACAAGCGCCAGATGTTGGCCACTTCCCGAGAAATCGAAGACCGAGCGTTTCGGTGCGGTCGCGGAACGCTCCGGACGGGATTCCAGTCGCTGTCGGCCTTGCGCGCACAGGAACGAATCTACGAGTTGCTGGCGAACAAGGAGGGCCTCGACGTGCACGTCTACGGACGGCCGGACTGGAGCCCAGAGATACCCGGTGTGACGGTACATACGGACGAGACGCCAGAAATCGGGGCGTTCTGGTTCGTCGTCTTCGACGGTGGCCGAGCGAGCAAAGAGAACGAAACGGGCAGGACGAGCGAACTGGGAACGACGGACGAGCAAGCGTGTGCGCTACTCGCGGAGGAAGGTGAGCCACACACGTTTTCTGGGTTCTGGACCTACGACCCCGAACTCGTCGGGGAACTCGACGACTACCTCCACGAGACGTACGGTTGA
- a CDS encoding DUF7344 domain-containing protein: protein MTNEGSGQSSESNAERQRDEVDTLLDVLSDPYRRHVLYYLRDRGNVSVAELVTVLTGWLHARESERQISTPEIATPEYRREVAISLHHRHLPKLAECGFVGYDSDTKTIGLESVPESLAAYLDLSLEIEREENESAQTAERSLHDESG from the coding sequence ATGACGAACGAGGGAAGCGGTCAGTCCTCCGAATCGAACGCAGAACGACAGCGAGACGAGGTAGATACCCTCCTCGACGTCCTCTCGGATCCGTATCGCCGTCACGTACTGTACTATCTCCGCGACCGAGGGAACGTCTCCGTCGCGGAGTTGGTCACTGTTCTCACTGGATGGCTACACGCCCGCGAGAGCGAACGCCAGATATCGACGCCGGAGATAGCGACGCCGGAATACCGCCGAGAAGTCGCCATCTCGCTCCACCATCGACACCTACCGAAACTTGCCGAGTGTGGATTCGTGGGCTACGACTCCGACACGAAGACAATCGGACTGGAGAGCGTCCCCGAGAGTCTCGCGGCGTATCTCGACCTCTCGCTCGAAATCGAGCGGGAGGAAAACGAGTCTGCTCAGACGGCCGAACGGTCGCTCCACGACGAGTCGGGGTGA
- a CDS encoding helix-turn-helix domain-containing protein, translating to MAKYSTGGSSGSSGGGACELCGKTSDSLTAANVAGAQLQVCPDCASHNDNAKTDDEDAEERDRKRRAAQNTAKASGVYDDDSTHWEEEGTNYDDDPLPYLVSDYGDRLEEARQDAGLQREELADELDVPETDLLAVEQSRANQAGVGGGLISALEDRLDVTLADE from the coding sequence ATGGCTAAGTATTCGACCGGCGGGTCGTCCGGTTCTAGCGGGGGCGGCGCGTGCGAACTCTGCGGGAAGACCAGCGACTCGCTGACGGCGGCGAACGTTGCGGGCGCGCAGTTGCAGGTGTGTCCGGACTGTGCGAGTCACAACGATAACGCAAAGACAGACGACGAAGACGCCGAAGAACGCGACCGCAAGCGTCGCGCCGCACAGAACACGGCGAAGGCCAGCGGCGTCTACGACGACGACTCGACCCACTGGGAAGAGGAGGGGACGAACTACGACGACGACCCCCTACCCTACCTCGTGAGCGACTACGGCGACCGATTAGAGGAAGCCAGACAAGACGCCGGACTCCAGCGCGAGGAGTTGGCCGACGAGTTGGACGTGCCCGAAACCGATCTGCTCGCCGTCGAACAGAGCCGCGCAAATCAGGCCGGCGTCGGCGGCGGCCTCATCAGCGCGCTCGAAGACCGCCTCGACGTGACGCTCGCCGACGAGTGA
- a CDS encoding sugar phosphate isomerase/epimerase family protein produces the protein MDIGVHTPPLYGEELEDAVAYLHGIGVDAIEPGVGGWPGDTHMDRGSYLGDEDAQDDLAAMLDEYEMRISALATHNNPLHPDDEQAEQADTELREAIELAAELDVNKVTCFSGLPAGGPNDEVPNWITAPWPTEHAEAHRYQWEEVAIPYWQDLAEHAADHGVDVAIEMHPNMLVYEPTGMLRLREATNERIGANFDPSHLYWQDIDITDAIRLLGEHDAIHHFHAKDTKVYEAQARHKGVLDTTPYDEEQDRSWLFRSVGYGHGEEHWKDIVSTLRMVEYDGALSIEHEDSLTSSSEGLEKAVAMLQRAIFRDTPGEAYWAE, from the coding sequence ATGGATATCGGCGTTCACACTCCACCGCTGTACGGCGAGGAACTCGAAGACGCAGTCGCATATCTCCACGGCATCGGCGTAGACGCCATCGAACCGGGCGTCGGCGGCTGGCCGGGAGACACGCACATGGACCGCGGGTCGTACCTCGGCGACGAGGACGCCCAAGACGACCTCGCGGCGATGCTCGACGAGTACGAGATGCGCATCAGTGCGCTGGCGACGCACAACAACCCGCTCCATCCCGACGACGAGCAGGCCGAGCAAGCCGACACGGAACTCCGGGAGGCCATCGAACTCGCGGCCGAACTCGACGTGAACAAAGTCACCTGTTTCTCGGGACTGCCCGCTGGCGGGCCGAACGACGAGGTGCCCAACTGGATTACGGCACCGTGGCCGACGGAACATGCCGAGGCTCACCGCTACCAGTGGGAAGAGGTGGCCATCCCGTACTGGCAGGACCTCGCGGAACACGCCGCAGACCACGGCGTGGACGTGGCCATCGAGATGCACCCGAACATGCTCGTCTACGAACCGACGGGGATGCTCCGCCTGCGCGAGGCGACCAACGAGCGAATCGGCGCGAACTTCGATCCGAGCCACCTCTACTGGCAGGACATCGACATCACGGACGCCATCCGACTGCTCGGCGAACACGACGCCATCCACCACTTCCACGCGAAGGACACGAAGGTGTACGAGGCCCAAGCCCGCCACAAGGGCGTCCTCGATACGACGCCGTACGACGAGGAACAGGACCGCTCGTGGCTGTTCCGCTCGGTGGGGTACGGCCACGGCGAAGAACACTGGAAGGACATCGTCTCGACGCTTCGCATGGTCGAGTACGACGGCGCGCTCTCTATCGAACACGAGGACTCGCTAACCAGTTCGAGCGAAGGACTGGAGAAAGCCGTCGCGATGCTCCAGCGCGCCATCTTCCGGGACACGCCCGGTGAGGCGTACTGGGCAGAATAG
- a CDS encoding DUF7522 family protein: protein MGDLISETLADELTSACRTAVGDELRSITYFTDEGEEQIYLRGDLESDADLVGFADNERLGFRSQSVYTQTELGEHRFIIRVFDHGFLTRVIVGDHGAFVTTDEMAMTRFEELAKTVETVLREHSA from the coding sequence ATGGGGGACCTGATTTCGGAGACGTTAGCCGACGAACTGACGAGCGCCTGCCGGACTGCGGTGGGCGACGAACTGCGTAGCATCACCTACTTCACGGACGAGGGGGAGGAACAAATCTACCTACGCGGCGACCTCGAGTCCGACGCCGACCTCGTGGGCTTCGCCGACAACGAACGCCTCGGCTTTCGCTCGCAGTCGGTGTACACACAGACGGAACTCGGCGAACACCGATTCATCATCCGCGTGTTCGACCACGGCTTTCTCACGCGGGTCATCGTCGGCGACCACGGCGCGTTCGTGACGACCGACGAGATGGCGATGACTCGCTTCGAAGAGCTTGCGAAAACGGTCGAGACGGTACTGAGAGAGCATAGCGCGTAG
- a CDS encoding Gfo/Idh/MocA family protein, with the protein MTLKVGVLGYRFMGKAHANALARLPMFFPEAPEVERHTLVGRDEEALEDAAERLGFSHTSTDWEATIEEVDVFYNLGPNHVHAEPSIAALEAGVPVLSEKPLSNDLESAERMAAAAESAGVPTATAFNYRFVPAIQYAKNLIDAGELGDIHHFRGQYLQDWLVDPEAPWSWRNDEEMAGSGALGDLGAHTIDLARFLVGEVERVSGHLQTFVDERPVEGSEDESGETETRPVTVDDAYSAQAELAGGVMGTFEASRFANGHKNDHTIEIHGSEGSLKFSLERLNELEVLRDDNRGYETILVTDESDPYIGHWWPPGHVVGWEHTFVHENFEFLSAVESGDTAYQPDFADGLEVQRVLDAIEESDERGEWVDVE; encoded by the coding sequence ATGACACTCAAAGTCGGCGTCCTCGGCTACCGATTCATGGGCAAGGCACACGCGAACGCGCTCGCGCGCCTGCCGATGTTCTTCCCGGAGGCACCCGAAGTCGAACGCCACACGCTCGTCGGCCGAGACGAGGAGGCCCTCGAAGACGCCGCCGAACGACTCGGATTCTCTCACACCAGCACCGACTGGGAAGCCACCATCGAGGAGGTAGACGTGTTCTACAACCTCGGGCCGAACCACGTCCACGCCGAACCCTCCATCGCGGCACTGGAAGCGGGCGTTCCTGTCCTCTCCGAAAAACCCCTTTCCAACGACCTCGAAAGCGCAGAGCGAATGGCCGCGGCCGCCGAATCTGCGGGCGTCCCGACTGCCACGGCGTTCAACTACCGGTTCGTTCCGGCGATTCAGTACGCGAAGAACCTCATCGACGCGGGCGAACTCGGCGATATTCACCACTTTCGAGGCCAGTACCTCCAAGACTGGCTGGTGGACCCCGAGGCTCCATGGTCGTGGCGCAACGACGAGGAGATGGCCGGGAGCGGCGCGCTCGGGGACCTCGGCGCGCACACCATCGACCTCGCGCGCTTCCTCGTCGGCGAAGTAGAGCGCGTCTCTGGCCACCTACAGACCTTCGTAGACGAGCGCCCGGTAGAAGGGAGCGAGGACGAGAGCGGCGAGACTGAAACCCGACCGGTCACCGTGGACGACGCCTACTCCGCGCAGGCAGAACTGGCGGGCGGCGTGATGGGCACCTTCGAAGCCTCGCGGTTCGCCAACGGACACAAGAACGACCACACTATCGAGATTCACGGCTCCGAGGGCAGTCTGAAGTTCTCGCTCGAACGACTGAACGAACTCGAAGTCCTGCGCGACGACAACCGCGGCTACGAGACGATTCTGGTCACCGACGAGAGCGACCCTTACATCGGCCACTGGTGGCCGCCGGGCCACGTCGTCGGGTGGGAACACACCTTCGTCCACGAGAACTTCGAGTTCTTGAGTGCAGTTGAATCGGGAGACACTGCGTATCAGCCGGACTTCGCGGACGGCCTCGAAGTTCAGCGCGTCCTTGACGCCATCGAGGAGAGCGACGAGCGTGGTGAATGGGTAGATGTGGAATAA
- a CDS encoding translation initiation factor eIF-2B, which translates to MIDETVEEIREMQTHSSSVVAVKAARALADLLEREFASVEEFERALERNSSALRRANPSHASLVTTQRAIASMVTDAEAETVPEAKEELERAIEEVVQQVETAKRKAADNAVEYFEDGMTIFTHDYSSTVLEAIEQAVSDGTFLEVYVSEARPRYLGRKTARVLAEMDRVNAHLVVDGACGHYLPECDRVFLGMDCVVDDTLYNRVGTFPLAATAEEVDVPVTVVGSSAKLVAEGFRFENDFRSGSEVIREPAEGFSVENPAYDATPTRLLDTIVTDEGVREL; encoded by the coding sequence ATGATAGACGAGACGGTCGAGGAGATTCGAGAGATGCAGACTCATAGCTCCTCCGTCGTCGCGGTGAAGGCCGCCCGCGCGCTCGCCGACTTGCTCGAACGCGAGTTCGCCTCCGTCGAGGAGTTCGAACGTGCACTCGAACGCAACTCTTCCGCGCTCCGACGTGCGAACCCCTCCCACGCGTCGCTGGTGACGACCCAGCGCGCCATCGCTTCGATGGTCACCGACGCCGAGGCGGAGACGGTTCCGGAGGCGAAGGAGGAACTCGAACGCGCCATCGAAGAGGTCGTCCAGCAGGTCGAAACTGCCAAGCGAAAGGCCGCGGACAACGCCGTCGAGTACTTCGAAGATGGGATGACCATCTTCACGCACGACTACTCCTCGACGGTGCTGGAAGCCATCGAGCAAGCAGTCAGCGACGGGACGTTCTTAGAGGTGTACGTCTCGGAGGCACGGCCGCGCTACCTCGGTCGCAAGACCGCCCGCGTGCTGGCGGAGATGGACCGCGTGAACGCCCACCTCGTCGTAGACGGGGCGTGCGGCCACTACCTTCCGGAGTGCGACCGCGTCTTCCTCGGCATGGACTGCGTGGTCGATGACACCCTCTACAACCGAGTCGGCACCTTCCCGCTGGCCGCGACTGCCGAGGAAGTAGACGTTCCAGTCACCGTCGTCGGTTCCTCGGCGAAACTCGTCGCCGAAGGATTCCGCTTCGAGAACGACTTCCGGTCGGGAAGCGAAGTTATCCGGGAACCCGCTGAAGGATTCTCCGTGGAGAACCCGGCCTACGACGCGACGCCGACGCGACTGCTCGACACCATCGTCACCGACGAGGGCGTTCGGGAACTGTAA
- a CDS encoding hybrid sensor histidine kinase/response regulator: MANVRVLLVDDDPDLADLSATYLERVRDGFDVTVETNPAAALGRLADERVDCVVSDYDMPEMDGLTFLDAVRDDHPTLPFVLFTGKGSEEIASEAISAGVTDYLQKESGSDQYEVLANRVENAVERQRAEARAAELSRVNDVIREVQRGLVSAETREEVERLACERLTQSEPYVFAWVGDPDDDGEVRPRASAGVGQSYLDAIQSDAVDSTVGCGPASRAVQTGDSQVVDDLDRGEGTGEWREAATAVGFHSVVCVPLVHADSSYGVLCIYADRTEAFDHREVTVLTELGETVAKAIHAAETRRTLAARERELDFFEQVVEGVGVGVAAYGSDGQLAYVNEAFASMLGLERPALRDSGIWSLTPEFDRERTDDYWQSFDLGETRRREVEMIRSDGSRVPVETSTTCVEIDDDRYHVGTISDISERTKRRAELTESERRFSAVFEDPSSFIGLLETDGTVVRVNSTALSFADVTNEDVAGEQFWETPWWDPYPNQQLRSYLEAAADGEFVRFEAENSGPDETSVTLDVSIRPVTGDDGEVQSLIAEGRDITDRKRQKRKLERQNERLDEFASVLSHDLRNPLNVAQGRVELGKETGDTEHLVAASDAIDRMEALVESVLEFARQGRVVSDPDPVELTAVADDARATAGTDSGVVTIADGLGTVRADRERVRTLFENLFHNAVEHGGSDVSLVVSPLEDDAGFYVADDGTGIPEGESDTVFDRGYSTAADGTGFGLPIVQSIADSHGWSLRLCESEWGGVRVEVRTE, from the coding sequence ATGGCGAACGTCCGAGTGTTACTTGTAGACGACGACCCCGACCTCGCGGACCTCTCTGCGACGTATCTGGAGCGCGTTCGAGACGGGTTCGACGTGACTGTCGAGACGAATCCGGCGGCCGCGCTCGGCCGACTGGCCGACGAGCGCGTCGATTGCGTCGTCAGCGACTACGACATGCCCGAAATGGACGGCCTGACGTTTCTCGACGCCGTTCGAGACGACCATCCCACGCTCCCGTTCGTCCTGTTCACGGGCAAGGGAAGCGAGGAGATAGCGAGCGAGGCCATCTCGGCAGGCGTCACCGACTACCTCCAGAAGGAGTCCGGTTCCGACCAGTACGAAGTCCTCGCAAATCGCGTCGAGAACGCCGTCGAGCGCCAGCGCGCGGAAGCCCGCGCCGCGGAGTTGTCGCGGGTCAACGACGTCATCCGAGAAGTCCAGCGCGGACTCGTCTCGGCGGAGACCCGCGAAGAGGTCGAACGATTGGCCTGCGAGCGATTGACGCAGTCCGAGCCGTACGTCTTCGCGTGGGTCGGCGACCCCGACGACGACGGCGAAGTCCGACCGCGTGCCTCGGCGGGCGTCGGACAGTCGTACCTCGACGCGATTCAGTCCGACGCGGTCGATTCGACGGTGGGATGCGGACCCGCGAGCAGGGCGGTCCAGACCGGCGACTCGCAAGTCGTTGACGACCTCGACAGGGGCGAGGGAACCGGCGAGTGGCGCGAAGCCGCGACGGCCGTCGGCTTCCACTCCGTCGTCTGCGTCCCGCTCGTCCACGCCGACAGTTCCTACGGCGTCCTCTGCATCTACGCAGACAGGACCGAGGCGTTCGACCACCGAGAAGTGACCGTCCTCACGGAACTGGGTGAGACCGTCGCCAAGGCGATACACGCCGCCGAAACGCGCCGGACGCTGGCCGCGCGCGAGCGCGAACTCGACTTCTTCGAGCAAGTCGTCGAGGGCGTCGGCGTCGGCGTCGCGGCCTACGGGTCGGACGGCCAACTCGCGTACGTCAACGAGGCGTTCGCGTCGATGCTCGGCCTCGAACGACCGGCACTGCGCGACAGCGGTATCTGGAGTCTGACTCCGGAGTTCGACCGCGAGCGCACCGACGACTACTGGCAGTCGTTCGACCTCGGCGAGACGCGCCGCCGCGAGGTCGAGATGATACGAAGCGACGGGAGTCGGGTCCCAGTCGAGACCTCGACAACCTGTGTCGAAATCGACGACGACCGGTATCACGTCGGAACCATCTCGGACATCTCCGAGCGAACCAAACGACGCGCGGAACTCACCGAGAGCGAGCGGCGGTTCTCGGCCGTCTTCGAGGACCCCTCGTCGTTCATCGGCCTGCTGGAGACCGACGGCACTGTCGTCCGGGTCAACTCGACGGCGCTGTCGTTCGCCGACGTGACGAACGAGGACGTCGCGGGCGAGCAGTTCTGGGAGACGCCGTGGTGGGACCCGTACCCGAACCAGCAGTTGCGCTCGTACCTCGAAGCGGCCGCCGACGGCGAGTTCGTCCGGTTCGAGGCGGAGAACAGTGGCCCGGACGAAACGTCGGTCACGCTGGACGTCTCGATTCGGCCAGTGACTGGCGACGACGGGGAAGTGCAGAGCCTCATCGCGGAAGGCCGGGACATCACCGACCGAAAGCGACAGAAGCGTAAACTCGAACGGCAGAACGAGCGACTGGACGAGTTCGCCAGCGTCCTCAGCCACGACCTTCGCAACCCGCTGAACGTCGCACAGGGACGCGTCGAACTCGGCAAAGAGACCGGCGACACCGAGCATCTGGTCGCGGCGAGCGACGCGATAGACCGGATGGAAGCGCTCGTCGAGAGCGTACTGGAGTTCGCCCGACAGGGCCGCGTCGTCAGCGACCCCGACCCCGTCGAGTTGACCGCCGTCGCCGACGACGCGCGGGCCACCGCCGGGACCGACTCCGGGGTGGTCACGATAGCCGACGGCCTCGGGACGGTTCGGGCCGACCGAGAGCGGGTTCGAACGCTGTTCGAGAACTTGTTCCACAACGCTGTCGAGCACGGTGGCTCCGACGTCTCGCTGGTGGTCTCCCCACTCGAAGACGACGCGGGGTTCTACGTCGCCGACGACGGCACTGGCATCCCCGAGGGGGAGAGCGACACCGTCTTCGACCGGGGCTACTCGACCGCCGCCGACGGCACCGGGTTCGGACTCCCAATCGTCCAGAGCATCGCCGACTCACACGGCTGGTCACTTCGACTCTGCGAGAGCGAGTGGGGCGGCGTCCGCGTCGAAGTTCGAACCGAATGA